The DNA region gaggaagaatattttgatgcagcgaatggtaatgacctggaactcgctgcctacgagggtggaggaagtggagacaataaacaattacaaaggaaattggatgagcatttgggaggtttcaaacagaaatgctgactaaatatctctgaacttcctcacacccggtcactcGGTGATctgtgtgaaatctgaaaccaggtattcgcaacaagactcaaagagcatcagcccactggaggcaaagtcatgtgaccagccagtccagcagaaagaaaccccccgaccctccccattgaccaactgtgagaatgaacaaaatgcaatcctggatgtaattgagagcagaaacaataacagcagaatccaacccctggaatcactcgtgaacttgttggtgtctcagcaggtgggatgaatctctgaatcccttcccacactgagagcaggtgaatggcctctccccagtgtgaactcgctggtgtctctgcaggctggacaactgagtgaatcccttcccacactaagagcaggtgaatgacctctccccagtgtgaatgcgctggtgtctccgcaggctggataactgactgaaccccttcccacactgggagcaggtgaatggcctctccccagtgtgaatgcgctggtgtcgctgcaggtcagataattgactgaaccccttcccacactgagagcagttgaatggcctctccccagtgtgaactcgctggtgtctccgcaggacgGATAAatcaatgaatcctttcccacactgagagcaggtgaacggtctctccccagtgtgaactcgctggtgtatccgcagggtggataaccgagtgaatccctccccacactgacagcaggtgaacggcctctccccagtgtgaactcgctggtgtctccgcagggtggataaatcaatgaatcctttcccacactgagagcaggtgaatggtctctctccagtgtgaactcgctggtgtatccgcagggtggataaccgagtgaatcccttcccacactgacagcaggtgaacggcctctccccagtgtgaactcgctggtgtgtctgcagggtggataaatcagtgaaccccttcccacactgagggcaggtgaatggcctctccccagtgtgaactcgctggtgtctctgcaggttggataaccgagtgaatcccttctcacactgagagcaggtgaatggtctctccccagtatgaactcgctggtgtctctgcaggctggataactgagtgaatcccttcccacactgacagcaggtgaagggcccctccccagtgtgaattcgctggtgtgtctgcaggtgggatggttgactgaatcccttcccacactgagagcaagtaaatggtctctccccagtgtggctgcgccaatgagcttccagctcagatgggtatttgtatctcttcccacagtccccacatttccatggtttctccatggtgcaggtgtccttgcctctctcttcagttgaagactcgtccacacacagaacagtctccccctgctgtgaatggtgtgatatttattcaggctgtgtaactggttcaagctcagtgcactggaacacactcactccagtGTGGCAGCGTGTTGgctcttttccagtcacactgatgtttgaaatcttttcaagtcatcagaccggacaaccatttctccttgattcaaaggccgatgatattcaggtcccaaggaatgtgactctgtcagatcgagatgtgacgtttgagatttcggcctgtgattcctctttcagtatcctgtaaaacaagtttacagagATCATCAgtatcagtgcaggatagaaattcagaacacataattctagtttctatggaacattctttcctctctccagactcgaaacattggctctattctctctcaatctgggggatagcgtgggaaatgatgctgcggtagatcagccaattctcaatgaatggttgaggcagttcgatgggctgaatggccaactgcagctcctgtttcttatgatttgtgtgtggtggacaggaagcagtgagcatggatctgtcaatcagcctcaatcagcaccttcaggagaattgggagggtgaatattagatacagcagagtgagaatggagggagagtgtgtgggatggagattcacagcttttggggattgagagagaaagaatgttcattagaatctagaattcctacatcttatcaaccgtccctgagccttcaaaatgaatctctcttctcaggacactcttatctctgacttgtctgtgctgctcgcagtctcacaaagcagctgcctgtgtgttgaCACAAGGGGCCCTGcgaggcaagtttaatgctccatgactgtgtctttaatgactgaataactataggaatatggtcaagtcagctaaatcacatgatgctttatatttcggttagtaactgtccattttgttaacatagcacatttggatatataaatacagataaaggcaaaatgttGCGGATATTggaaaaaacaaaaacagaaaatgctggaaaatgtcagcaggtctgacagcatctgtggagagagagtagagccaacatttaaagtctggatgacccttgttctgacaaagggtcatccagactcaaaatgttagtctattctctctctataaatatatatacGACAGCTGCCTCAGGCTTGGCCCACTCTAACTCCCTgcaaaaggagattacaagagtcatgTGTCAATTGTGGCTTGAAATTAAGAAATACACATTTTTTGGGGGGTTTGAGATTGCTGTCAAAATCCTCTTCTTCTAACCATCTGTAAAAGGAAattccaaaatcacagaatctctgcagtgcagaaggaggccttttagcccatcgagtctgcaccaagtttctaacagagcacctttactcaggccctatccctgtaacctgatgtacgtacatcactaatcctttccttccccctcatcttgggacacaaagggacacttTAGCACGGTCGATCAAcccactctttggagtgtgggaggaaaccagagcacccagaggaaacccacacagacagagggagaatgtgcaaactccatacagacaatcacccgaggctggaattgaaccgggtctctggcgctttcAGACagaactgctaaccactgtgtcacccccaacagtcatttgtcagacctgaatataaatccataacattctcccctcctgttttcgagcataagattacttaagatggaatatacttacattggaagcaattcagacaagGTTCACTCGCTGATTTTGGGCATGAAGGGGTCTGTTttttgaggaaaggttaggcAGGGTGCATCTATGCTCGTTggattttagataaatgagatgaGTGTtggagtgaaactaagactgcgaCCTTTGAAAGTGAATGCGTACGGGACTGGCTGTGCCCAGCACTTATCCTGTGGTTAACAAAGATCATTCTGTTGCTGACTAAATAACGAACTAACCTTTGAGCTACATCCTGTTATTGTATAAAAAATACGGAACAGACAAAAAAAACCAGACCGCGAGGTCCAGATGGTCAGCTTAGCTTAAGATAAAGGTGAACTGAAACAATAAGTTGTGGGTTTCTGTTAACGGTTGTttttgaaggaatgtgattggaggtcaattattGCGAGGGGAGCCCAATTG from Mustelus asterias unplaced genomic scaffold, sMusAst1.hap1.1 HAP1_SCAFFOLD_47, whole genome shotgun sequence includes:
- the LOC144483169 gene encoding uncharacterized protein LOC144483169; the encoded protein is MEKPWKCGDCGKRYKYPSELEAHWRSHTGERPFTCSQCGKGFSQPSHLQTHQRIHTGEGPFTCCQCGKGFTQLSSLQRHQRVHTGERPFTCSQCEKGFTRLSNLQRHQRVHTGERPFTCPQCGKGFTDLSTLQTHQRVHTGERPFTCCQCGKGFTRLSTLRIHQRVHTGERPFTCSQCGKGFIDLSTLRRHQRVHTGERPFTCCQCGEGFTRLSTLRIHQRVHTGERPFTCSQCGKGFIDLSVLRRHQRVHTGERPFNCSQCGKGFSQLSDLQRHQRIHTGERPFTCSQCGKGFSQLSSLRRHQRIHTGERSFTCS